One Nicotiana sylvestris chromosome 12, ASM39365v2, whole genome shotgun sequence genomic window carries:
- the LOC104217181 gene encoding myb family transcription factor PHL5-like isoform X1 — protein MSIQRAEQTHAYHNSEFATDCNLEFQQNIDQQKSTSCLEFCFQPGTSAENCCQQVSWPNTDSTSRTIISRIGSPASAFFATERLIQYEYQDNSCQLSKYNDPQLPSYPQRDFPKISMPSFIRSQLSSSQPLGAYGNPFSNLSEKERLAILKSKLLEEFDTSNKQPSMPVFHGNQDYGQLSNNFSGFNLEHARQQSESPSPNNVNNSGGSLSNKTRIRWTQHLHDRFVECVNRLGGADKATPKAIVKLMDSEGLTIFHVKSHLQKYRSAKYIPESAEGKSEKIDSPNNVTQINSKTGMQIKEALNMQLEVQRRLHEQLEIQRKLQMRIEEQGEQLKKMFDQQQKTTRSLLETRNSSITSPVDSFTPHEEEDEVHVADSFDNTNFSSKITYDDMANASI, from the exons ATGAGTATCCAGAGGGCTGAACAAACTCATGCATATCACAACAGTGAATTTGCAACTGATTGCAATTTAGAATTCCAACAGAATATTGATCAACAGAAATCTACATCATGCTTGGAATTTTGTTTTCAGCCAGGAACTTCTGCAGAAAATTGCTGCCAACAAGTATCTTGGCCTAATACTGATTCAACATCAAGAACAATCATAAGCCGAATCGGGTCACCAGCTTCAGCTTTTTTTGCCACAGAGAGATTAATACAATATGAATACCAAGACAATAGTTGTCAACTGTCCAAGTATAATGATCCTCAATTACCATCATATCCTCAACGCGATTTTCCCAAGATTTCAATGCCATCATTCATCAGATCACAGTTGTCAAGTAGTCAACCCCTGGGAGCCTATGGAAATCCTTTCAGCAATCTATCGGAGAAAGAGAGGCTAGCGATTCTTAAGAGTAAGTTGCTTGAAGAATTTGATACTTCAAACAAGCAACCTTCAATGCCAGTTTTCCATGGAAATCAAGATTATGGT CAGCTCTCCAATAATTTTAGTGGTTTTAACTTGGAACATGCAAGGCAACAATCTGAAAGTCCATCAcctaataatgttaataactctgGAGGATCATTATCCAACAAGACACGGATCAGGTGGACTCAACATCTCCACGATCGGTTTGTTGAGTGTGTAAATCGTCTTGGAGGAGCTGACA AGGCAACGCCAAAGGCAATAGTAAAGCTGATGGATTCAGAAGGCTtaaccatttttcatgtaaaaagCCATCTGCAG AAATATCGAAGTGCAAAGTACATCCCTGAATCAGCAGAAG GGAAATCTGAAAAGATCGATAGCCCGAATAATGTGACACAGATCAACAGCAAAAC CGGGATGCAAATCAAGGAAGCATTGAATATGCAGCTAGAAGTCCAGAGGCGTCTTCACGAGCAACTAGAG ATTCAGCGGAAGTTACAAATGAGGATTGAAGAACAAGGAGAGCAATTGAAGAAGATGTTTGACCAACAACAAAAGACAACCAGGAGCCTATTGGAGACACGAAATTCAAGCATTACATCTCCTGTTGATTCATTCACCCCACATGAAGAGGAAGATGAAGTTCACGTTGCAGACAGCTTCGATAACACCAATTTCTCATCTAAAATAACTTACGATGACATGGCAAATGCATCAATTTGA
- the LOC104217181 gene encoding myb family transcription factor PHL5-like isoform X2 has translation MSIQRAEQTHAYHNSEFATDCNLEFQQNIDQQKSTSCLEFCFQPGTSAENCCQQVSWPNTDSTSRTIISRIGSPASAFFATERLIQYEYQDNSCQLSKYNDPQLPSYPQRDFPKISMPSFIRSQLSSSQPLGAYGNPFSNLSEKERLAILKSKLLEEFDTSNKQPSMPVFHGNQDYGLSNNFSGFNLEHARQQSESPSPNNVNNSGGSLSNKTRIRWTQHLHDRFVECVNRLGGADKATPKAIVKLMDSEGLTIFHVKSHLQKYRSAKYIPESAEGKSEKIDSPNNVTQINSKTGMQIKEALNMQLEVQRRLHEQLEIQRKLQMRIEEQGEQLKKMFDQQQKTTRSLLETRNSSITSPVDSFTPHEEEDEVHVADSFDNTNFSSKITYDDMANASI, from the exons ATGAGTATCCAGAGGGCTGAACAAACTCATGCATATCACAACAGTGAATTTGCAACTGATTGCAATTTAGAATTCCAACAGAATATTGATCAACAGAAATCTACATCATGCTTGGAATTTTGTTTTCAGCCAGGAACTTCTGCAGAAAATTGCTGCCAACAAGTATCTTGGCCTAATACTGATTCAACATCAAGAACAATCATAAGCCGAATCGGGTCACCAGCTTCAGCTTTTTTTGCCACAGAGAGATTAATACAATATGAATACCAAGACAATAGTTGTCAACTGTCCAAGTATAATGATCCTCAATTACCATCATATCCTCAACGCGATTTTCCCAAGATTTCAATGCCATCATTCATCAGATCACAGTTGTCAAGTAGTCAACCCCTGGGAGCCTATGGAAATCCTTTCAGCAATCTATCGGAGAAAGAGAGGCTAGCGATTCTTAAGAGTAAGTTGCTTGAAGAATTTGATACTTCAAACAAGCAACCTTCAATGCCAGTTTTCCATGGAAATCAAGATTATGGT CTCTCCAATAATTTTAGTGGTTTTAACTTGGAACATGCAAGGCAACAATCTGAAAGTCCATCAcctaataatgttaataactctgGAGGATCATTATCCAACAAGACACGGATCAGGTGGACTCAACATCTCCACGATCGGTTTGTTGAGTGTGTAAATCGTCTTGGAGGAGCTGACA AGGCAACGCCAAAGGCAATAGTAAAGCTGATGGATTCAGAAGGCTtaaccatttttcatgtaaaaagCCATCTGCAG AAATATCGAAGTGCAAAGTACATCCCTGAATCAGCAGAAG GGAAATCTGAAAAGATCGATAGCCCGAATAATGTGACACAGATCAACAGCAAAAC CGGGATGCAAATCAAGGAAGCATTGAATATGCAGCTAGAAGTCCAGAGGCGTCTTCACGAGCAACTAGAG ATTCAGCGGAAGTTACAAATGAGGATTGAAGAACAAGGAGAGCAATTGAAGAAGATGTTTGACCAACAACAAAAGACAACCAGGAGCCTATTGGAGACACGAAATTCAAGCATTACATCTCCTGTTGATTCATTCACCCCACATGAAGAGGAAGATGAAGTTCACGTTGCAGACAGCTTCGATAACACCAATTTCTCATCTAAAATAACTTACGATGACATGGCAAATGCATCAATTTGA
- the LOC104232322 gene encoding uncharacterized protein, with protein sequence MGRGRGKAKKQSVREDLVSGEEEKMPVRRRGRPQKPKSEIEEEVEKVVGDEDGSENTKGSVLNTDIKNQLAEDGKKRKRPSQVMENKDSVKEENGVGTKTNSNDLIKSVGFRQIGSRRKNKPRRAAEVGVECR encoded by the coding sequence ATGGGTAGAGGAAGAGGAAAGGCAAAGAAGCAATCTGTTCGTGAGGATCTTGTGAGTGGTGAAGAAGAGAAGATGCCGGTAAGGAGAAGGGGAAGACCACAGAAGCCGAAGAGTGAAATAGAGGAAGAAGTTGAGAAGGTAGTGGGGGATGAAGATGGTAGTGAGAATACAAAAGGCTCCGTCTTGAATACAGATATTAAGAACCAACTAGCTGAGGATGGAAAGAAGAGGAAGAGACCTTCACAAGTCATGGAAAATAAGGATTCAGTAAAGGAGGAAAATGGAGTTGGAACTAAAACTAACTCTAATGACTTAATAAAGTCGGTTGGATTCAGACAAATTGGGAGCAGAAGGAAAAACAAGCCTAGACGAGCTGCTGAAGTTGGTGTTGAGTGCAGATGA